The DNA region GGGGAAATGGCATAGAAAATTATATATTTTAAAGGTCAATTTTTTCATCGATCGAAGAAGAATGGATTTCATTTTCTTTTTTTAAAAAGATAACCTAAAATAAATAAAATTTCAAATTTATTTTATTTCAATTTATTTTTACTTGCTTAATCGCTTCAAAATGAATTTCCCCAGAAAATGGATATTGTCCCCTTTTTGCAGGTAGTCAAAAAACTGCTTGCCCATCTCACGCCAAAGCGGGTCATTAACGTCGTAATAGATATTCTTGCCATCGCGCCGGGTCGTTACCAGGTCGGCGTTTCGCAGGAGTGAAAAATGATGACTGACGGTTGACTGATTCATTTCTAATGTTGTAGCGATTTCCGTTACCGTTAAAGGTCCTTTCTTGGCAAGCAGGAGCATAATTCGCAGCTTGCTTTCCTCGCTTACTAATTTTAAGATTTTGACCGCCTTTTTAATATACCCTTCAGGAAAAAATTCTGGTGCTGTCTCTTGAGTTTTGGGTTTGGTTTTAAAGTTCATCGTTTGGGCTGCTTAATGAAATACCATGCTGGCAAAAGTCACCGTCGAGTTGTGTTCGTCTACTTGAGTCTTTGAATAATTAAGTAAGGCGCCTCGTTTTGCATCAATGGTTTTTAAAAGAGTATAAATTGGTGAGAATCCGCAGACCCGATAGCAATCCTGGTTTTTCTCGACCGACCGCTGGAAACCTTTAAGATCGAGTGATTCAATTTTTGCGAGCAGCTCTTTATCGGCTTGCTCAACCCGGTTCAAAAACGCGGTGTCTGTCGGGCTTTGATCGCCGTACCGCGGTCCGACGTGGGAAAAGTCAACACTCGTAATCAGACAGACTTTCTTGCCAAATTCAGCGATGGTCTTTTTGAGGGCACGTGAGAAATTCTCGACGATTTTCTTCTCCCTTGGAAAGGCAGAACCGTTTAACATGTGATAAGAGAAGGAGCAGAGAATTGGAACAAAGGTAAAATCGCGTTTATTTTGAAAAAGGTGCTGCAGGAAAATCAACTGAAACTCGATGGTGTGCTCACTCTTGTGCGGCAAAATTTCATTGGGGTGGGTGTCGTAATTTGAGTTTAAAGTTTCAATAAATTCCAAATCGCATTTCGCCCTGCCAAACGGAGTTTCGAAATCTTTGGCCAGGATCGAATACAGATTTTCCAAACCGGAATGACCGGTTCCTAAAATAACAAAGCAATCAACATCTTCGGATTCTGCCAGGGCTTTATAGGCATATGTATAACACGGTCCGCCGGCGCGTATATCAATGTGTGGGGCAACTAAACCTTTTGGCGCTTGGCCGTTGTCCTTTGCCGTAACCGGGCCTGCCCCCTCCGGATTTTTAAAAAACTGATCGAGCTGAGTTCTGAGTTTTACTGGATCCGATTCGTAGCTTTGTCCTGCATGAGATGCCTCACGAACAGGAGAGTTGAGAAACGCTTGTTCAATCGCTTTGCGTTTTTGAACAAAGTTATCATTGTCCAGGAAGAGTTGTGCATCTAAATTGCGCAGGACTTCCGAGAGCTGCTCTTCAAAAAGAAAGTTCCCGAACGCACGATGGTATTCATTGCGAATATCCAGTTTCGAATGACTGCCGTCGAAGAATTGCAGCAAATAATAAACATCCGGAGAAAGAAGAATCATATCGGTTGCAATGCCGCCAGGATCCCGCAAACTAAACATCTGCCCACGCTCGGTTTGCACCGGGATTGCGTCGACATATCTGATTTTGGGGTATTCGCAGTTATTAGAAGACATAAATATCTAACTTTGACTTAAATTTGAGCCGCTCGTGCACAGAATTAACGAGGAGCGTGAACAGAGAAGCGAAGAGCGCAAAACAAGTATTGTTCGGACATCGCTTCTCGCTCCTCGGCGCGGTGCAATTGATAACCGCTCACAAGTTAATTCACCACCAGGGTCTTCAGCGATTCGCCTGCCTCAATGGTTTTGTCAATCGCTTCTTTGGCTTTATCTAAAGTGTACTTGTGTGTGACCAGTTTCTCAGCCGTGATTACCCCTTGCTCGATTAATTCCAAGGCTTCCAGGGTATCATTTGGGCCGCAGGAATAACTAAAAATCAGATTGATTTCATTAAAATATAGATGAAACGGATTGATTTGCAAAAATTTGTTGTCCGGAGTCGGGGTAAAAAACAGCGCTGTGCCGCCTTTCCCGACACACGATAAACCGGCTGCCATCGCTTTTATCGAACCGGGACCGATAATAACCAGATCCGCCATTTGACCTCGAGTCAGGCTTTTTACTTTTTCAATTAAATCTTCCGAAGCCACATTTATCACGGCATCCGCGCCGAATTCCTGAGCCTTTTCGAGACGATAAGGAACCAGATCTGCGCCGATAATTTGCCTGGCGCCAATGTGCCGGCCGAGCAAAATATGCATCTGCCCCATGACCCCTAAACCGATGACCAAAATAGTGTCACCGCTTTTCAAGCCGGCTTTTCGAAACGACTTGACCACGCAAGCCGTGGGTTCGATTAAGGAGCCGTCTTCAAATGAGAGGGCGTCCGGGAGTTTCAAAGTATCGCCGCGCAGATTTACAGCAGGAACCCGAAAGTACTCCGCCAGGCCGCCCGGGTCGATTTTGGCAGCTTTCCAGGTTGGACAGAGTGAGTACTGCTTTTTTCGGCAAAACTTGCAGTCAAAGCAGGGCGCGTGGTGGTGCACAAAAACCCGGTCACCCACTTTAAACTCTGAAACTTCACTGCCGACTTCTTCAATAATCCCGGCCGGTTCATGCCCGGGATAAAACGGCGCCTTTTTTTCGACGTACCAGTCCATGGTGTCGCTGCCGCAAATGCCGCAGGCTTTCATGCGTACAAGGGCTTCGTCACCACCGATTTCAGGAATCGGGATTTCTTCAAGGCGAATGTCCTGGAGAGTGTGGAGTTTGATGGCTTTCATTAATTCAAAGAGTTACTTTTTTAAGTGTTGAAGTAACAAGTTTTCTCACTTCGCGGAGTTTATCCTGAGTGTAATCGAAGGACTCGGTCGAAATGATTTTAAGAGCGATAACGTTAAATCTTAAAAGGCAACTTAACCAGTCTTCCACTAATTTCTTTTTCACTTGAACGAATCTGCACCTTTGCTCCCTCTTCAATAAACTTCGTCCGCACATATCCCAGAGCTATTTTTTTATTTAAATCGAATGAGTATGTTACGCTGGTGATATACCCGACTTCCCGGTCGTCCATAAAAATCGGATCTTTTTCGTTTGGCTGGGTGTCATCTTCCAGCACAATACCCATTAAATGTTTCTGCACTTTTTCATAAGTATCGAGTCGTGCCACCACTTCCTGACCGATATAGCACCCCTTATCGAAATTCACATACGGCAGCATATTTGTTTCATGCGGATTGATTTCTTCATCAAAATCTTTGCTGTAAACC from candidate division KSB1 bacterium includes:
- a CDS encoding helix-turn-helix transcriptional regulator, with amino-acid sequence MNFKTKPKTQETAPEFFPEGYIKKAVKILKLVSEESKLRIMLLLAKKGPLTVTEIATTLEMNQSTVSHHFSLLRNADLVTTRRDGKNIYYDVNDPLWREMGKQFFDYLQKGDNIHFLGKFILKRLSK
- the amrB gene encoding AmmeMemoRadiSam system protein B, translating into MSSNNCEYPKIRYVDAIPVQTERGQMFSLRDPGGIATDMILLSPDVYYLLQFFDGSHSKLDIRNEYHRAFGNFLFEEQLSEVLRNLDAQLFLDNDNFVQKRKAIEQAFLNSPVREASHAGQSYESDPVKLRTQLDQFFKNPEGAGPVTAKDNGQAPKGLVAPHIDIRAGGPCYTYAYKALAESEDVDCFVILGTGHSGLENLYSILAKDFETPFGRAKCDLEFIETLNSNYDTHPNEILPHKSEHTIEFQLIFLQHLFQNKRDFTFVPILCSFSYHMLNGSAFPREKKIVENFSRALKKTIAEFGKKVCLITSVDFSHVGPRYGDQSPTDTAFLNRVEQADKELLAKIESLDLKGFQRSVEKNQDCYRVCGFSPIYTLLKTIDAKRGALLNYSKTQVDEHNSTVTFASMVFH
- a CDS encoding alcohol dehydrogenase catalytic domain-containing protein yields the protein MKAIKLHTLQDIRLEEIPIPEIGGDEALVRMKACGICGSDTMDWYVEKKAPFYPGHEPAGIIEEVGSEVSEFKVGDRVFVHHHAPCFDCKFCRKKQYSLCPTWKAAKIDPGGLAEYFRVPAVNLRGDTLKLPDALSFEDGSLIEPTACVVKSFRKAGLKSGDTILVIGLGVMGQMHILLGRHIGARQIIGADLVPYRLEKAQEFGADAVINVASEDLIEKVKSLTRGQMADLVIIGPGSIKAMAAGLSCVGKGGTALFFTPTPDNKFLQINPFHLYFNEINLIFSYSCGPNDTLEALELIEQGVITAEKLVTHKYTLDKAKEAIDKTIEAGESLKTLVVN